One genomic window of Nicotiana sylvestris chromosome 10, ASM39365v2, whole genome shotgun sequence includes the following:
- the LOC104216378 gene encoding uncharacterized protein — MEANSSATGPEPFRLFDEKSQSGFGLGFLDVPENKPLPPPPPCVEVLSSQVSSNVEFNVEPINMDGLTLLKGRVSTKEVFGLSNSDLVPGKYEGGLKLWEGSLDLVKTLNSEMLSGQLSLTGKRVLELGCGHGLPGIFACLKGAHAVHFHDFNAEVLQCLTIPNVNANIQQNLLAKDGNNSAEVRFFASDWSEAHLILPHVLADEDGAKSGHTVDQATGYDIILMAETVYSVSTLPTLYKLIKKCLLSPHGIVYLAAKKHYFGVGGGSRRFISIVEKDSILAASLVAEVTDGSSNVREVWKLHFR, encoded by the exons ATGGAGGCGAACTCGTCAGCAACTGGTCCCGAACCATTTCGTCTGTTTGATGAAAAATCCCAATCTGGGTTTGGATTAGGATTTCTTGATGTCCCCGAAAACAAGCCTCTTCCACCTCCACCTCCTTGTGTTGAAGTACTTTCCTCACAG GTTTCATCAAATGTGGAGTTTAATGTGGAGCCTATAAATATGGATGGCCTGACTTTACTTAAG GGAAGGGTGAGTACAAAGGAGGTATTTGGCTTGTCTAATTCCGATTTAGTCCCCGGCAAATATGAAG GCGGGCTAAAATTGTGGGAAGGTTCATTAGATTTAGTGAAGACTCTGAACTCCGAGATGCTAAGTGGGCAATTGTCACTGACTGGAAAACGAGTTTTAGAG CTAGGTTGTGGTCATGGTCTTCCTGGGATCTTTGCCTGTCTTAAG GGTGCTCATGCTGTACACTTTCATGACTTCAATGCTGAGGTGCTGCAATGCCTAACGATTCCTAATGTCAATGCCAATATTCAACAAAACCTGTTGGCCAAAGATGGCAATAATAGCGCTGAAGTTCGCTTCTTTGCTAGTGATTGGAGTGAAGCTCATCTGATTCTTCCTCATGTACTTGCTGATGAAGATGGTGCAAAAAGCGGCCATACTGTCGATCAGGCTACTGGTTATGATATAATTCTCATGGCAGAGACAGTTTACTCAGTTTCTACTCTACCTACTTTGTACAAACTTATTAAAAAG TGCTTACTTAGTCCTCATGGAATTGTATATCTAGCTGCAAAGAAACATTATTTTGGTGTCGGTGGTGGATCAAGGCGATTTATTTCGATTGTGGAGAAAGATA GTATTCTAGCGGCTTCTCTTGTTGCTGAAGTTACAGATGGTTCGTCTAACGTTCGAGAGGTCTGGAAGCTCCACTTCAGGTGA